In Nonomuraea sp. NBC_00507, the following are encoded in one genomic region:
- a CDS encoding DUF6069 family protein, translated as MAQNIHNDVTPTATSPAQPLVIGGLITAVVAGAATAAVAAVGEFAGISLVVGGMPIPVLGFAVLTVVFSVVGLVLALVLARSVRRPRAVFVRTTVVLTVLSLVPDVLVDASAATRVLLMLAHVVAAAIVVPAIARRLSA; from the coding sequence ATGGCGCAAAACATCCACAACGACGTCACCCCCACCGCTACCTCTCCCGCGCAGCCGCTGGTCATCGGTGGCTTGATCACCGCGGTGGTCGCCGGCGCGGCGACCGCGGCCGTTGCCGCGGTGGGTGAGTTCGCCGGGATCAGCCTGGTTGTCGGCGGCATGCCGATCCCGGTGCTCGGGTTCGCCGTGCTGACCGTTGTCTTCTCCGTAGTGGGGTTGGTGCTGGCGCTGGTGCTGGCTCGCTCGGTTCGCCGTCCGCGCGCGGTGTTCGTTCGTACCACGGTTGTGCTCACTGTGTTGTCGCTGGTGCCGGATGTGCTCGTGGACGCGTCCGCGGCCACGAGGGTGCTGTTGATGCTGGCGCACGTGGTCGCCGCCGCGATCGTGGTTCCGGCCATCGCCCGCCGCCTGTCCGCCTGA
- a CDS encoding SDR family NAD(P)-dependent oxidoreductase, protein MSKIWFITGSSRGLGRSFAEAALARGDKVAATARDVASLDALTAYGDAVLPLKLDVTDKAAVFDAVRQARQHFGRLDVIVNNAGYGLFGAVEELSDKDLRDQLETNLFGPLWVVQAALPIMREQGGGHIIQISSTGGQVSLPLGGGYHASKFALEGLSDSLAQEVAGFGIKVTVVEPSFYATDGAAGAVNSAADPLYDGVRESFVAFAKTLDVGDPAAAGRALLKLADSNDPPLRVFFGTEGLRMTQLAYADRLKSWAKWEDLSAEAH, encoded by the coding sequence ATGAGCAAGATCTGGTTCATCACCGGCTCGTCCCGTGGCCTTGGCCGCAGCTTCGCCGAGGCCGCCCTGGCGCGCGGCGACAAGGTCGCCGCGACCGCGCGCGACGTCGCGAGCCTCGACGCGCTGACCGCCTACGGCGACGCGGTGCTTCCCCTCAAGCTCGACGTAACCGACAAAGCCGCCGTCTTCGATGCCGTACGGCAGGCCAGGCAGCACTTCGGCCGCCTCGACGTCATCGTGAACAACGCTGGTTACGGCCTGTTCGGAGCGGTGGAGGAGCTGAGCGACAAGGATCTGCGCGACCAGCTGGAGACCAACCTGTTCGGGCCGCTGTGGGTCGTCCAAGCGGCGCTGCCGATCATGCGCGAGCAGGGTGGCGGGCACATCATCCAGATCTCCTCCACAGGCGGCCAGGTCTCGTTGCCGCTCGGCGGCGGGTACCACGCCTCCAAGTTCGCGCTGGAGGGCCTGAGCGACTCCCTGGCCCAGGAGGTCGCGGGCTTCGGCATCAAGGTGACGGTGGTCGAGCCCAGCTTCTACGCCACCGACGGTGCCGCCGGCGCCGTCAACTCAGCGGCCGACCCCCTCTACGACGGCGTCCGCGAGAGCTTCGTCGCGTTCGCCAAGACCCTCGACGTCGGAGACCCGGCCGCCGCGGGCCGAGCGCTGCTCAAGCTCGCCGACTCCAACGATCCACCGCTGCGGGTGTTCTTCGGCACCGAGGGCCTACGGATGACCCAGCTGGCCTACGCCGACCGGCTCAAGAGCTGGGCCAAATGGGAGGATCTGTCAGCGGAGGCTCACTGA
- a CDS encoding FAD-binding oxidoreductase, which yields MNSAPETLRRDFSGDIIEPGSADYAAASRSILASGNPAYVLRPKSAADVQAAVRFAADAQLVLSVRGGGHAFAGFGTNDGGVVIDLSGLSNVEVIDKDRHLVRIGGGATWGQVVAALAPHGLAISSGDTRSVGVGGLTLSGGIGWKVRKYGLALDNLVAADVVTAGGQLVRASATEYPELFWGLRGGGGNFGVVTAFEFAAHPTTDVIFGKITFPATEGAAVLQGWADYLRTAPEELTSVVTLANPFAGGPEAPVEIQVAFDGDDPELAAQVIDPIRALGTVLSDDVTLMPYGDVLVDGATPPPGIQLVTRSAFVGPTSVPGALRTLTEIATAQGSPVIAIRSVGGAVSRVPDDATAYAHRQAELMVITTTVGPEPVIAAGRPAFDAVWGKLAPHVTGAYANFLTTATDTDVAAVYPSATYQRLAAVKSEYDPANLFAANHNVKGSN from the coding sequence ATGAACTCAGCACCTGAAACCCTTCGACGTGACTTCAGCGGCGACATCATCGAACCGGGGTCGGCCGACTACGCCGCGGCCAGTCGCTCCATACTGGCCTCCGGCAACCCGGCCTACGTGCTGCGTCCCAAGAGCGCCGCCGACGTGCAAGCCGCTGTCCGATTCGCCGCCGACGCGCAACTTGTGCTGTCGGTGCGTGGCGGCGGCCACGCCTTCGCCGGCTTCGGCACCAATGACGGCGGTGTGGTGATCGATCTCAGCGGGCTGTCGAACGTGGAGGTCATCGACAAGGACCGGCACCTGGTGCGGATCGGAGGCGGCGCCACTTGGGGTCAGGTCGTGGCCGCGCTGGCTCCGCACGGGCTGGCGATCTCCTCCGGTGACACCAGGAGCGTCGGTGTCGGCGGGCTGACGTTGAGCGGCGGCATCGGCTGGAAGGTCAGGAAGTACGGCCTGGCGCTGGACAACCTGGTCGCGGCGGATGTGGTCACGGCCGGCGGGCAGCTCGTGCGCGCCAGCGCGACCGAGTACCCGGAGCTGTTCTGGGGGCTGCGCGGTGGTGGCGGCAACTTCGGTGTCGTGACCGCCTTCGAGTTCGCCGCCCACCCGACCACCGACGTCATCTTCGGCAAGATCACCTTCCCGGCCACCGAGGGGGCCGCGGTGCTGCAGGGCTGGGCGGACTACCTGCGTACCGCGCCGGAGGAGCTCACCTCCGTCGTCACCCTGGCCAACCCGTTCGCCGGCGGCCCGGAGGCGCCGGTGGAGATCCAGGTCGCCTTCGACGGCGACGACCCCGAGCTCGCGGCCCAGGTCATCGACCCGATCCGGGCGCTGGGCACGGTGCTCTCTGACGATGTCACGCTCATGCCTTACGGCGACGTGCTCGTGGACGGCGCGACCCCGCCGCCCGGCATCCAGCTCGTCACCCGCAGCGCCTTCGTCGGACCTACCTCGGTGCCCGGCGCCCTGCGGACCCTGACCGAGATCGCGACGGCGCAGGGCTCGCCGGTCATCGCCATCCGCAGCGTCGGCGGCGCCGTCTCCCGCGTCCCCGACGACGCCACCGCCTACGCCCACCGCCAGGCGGAGCTGATGGTTATCACCACGACCGTCGGCCCTGAGCCTGTCATCGCCGCCGGCCGGCCCGCGTTCGACGCGGTCTGGGGCAAGCTCGCCCCGCACGTCACCGGCGCCTACGCCAACTTCCTGACCACCGCCACCGACACGGACGTCGCCGCGGTCTACCCGTCCGCCACCTACCAGCGGCTCGCGGCGGTCAAGAGCGAGTACGACCCCGCCAACCTGTTCGCCGCCAACCACAACGTGAAGGGTTCCAACTGA
- a CDS encoding NAD(P)H-binding protein, with translation MRILVTGATGQVGRHLVAQLHEAGHDVRALSRTPAKADLPTGVEVVAGDLTDAATLGAAFEGIDAIHLITFGGDGDLTNGPEIIDLAARHGITRATVLGGWSPTSIESALESSAIRWTLLQPVEFMCNALEWAEEIRSQGTVSMLATFPSAMVHEADIAAVAATALTHEGHEGRCYPITGPEALIPAERTRIIAEATGQDIAFVHLSEDAERARLRGYGYDEDYVEFGIHLATNPPEASGVVLPTVEDVTGTPARTFAQWAREHAERFRTAP, from the coding sequence ATGCGCATCCTCGTCACCGGAGCGACCGGCCAGGTCGGGCGGCACCTCGTCGCGCAACTCCACGAAGCCGGACACGACGTCCGCGCACTCTCCCGCACCCCCGCCAAAGCCGACCTCCCGACCGGTGTCGAGGTGGTGGCGGGCGACCTCACCGATGCCGCCACGCTCGGAGCAGCCTTCGAAGGGATCGACGCGATCCACCTGATCACCTTCGGCGGTGACGGCGACCTGACCAACGGCCCCGAGATCATCGACCTCGCCGCACGCCACGGCATCACTCGGGCCACAGTCCTCGGCGGCTGGTCGCCCACCAGCATCGAAAGCGCCCTGGAGTCCAGTGCGATCCGCTGGACCCTGCTGCAGCCGGTGGAGTTCATGTGCAACGCCCTCGAATGGGCCGAAGAGATCCGCTCCCAGGGCACCGTGTCCATGCTCGCCACCTTCCCCAGCGCGATGGTGCATGAGGCCGACATCGCCGCCGTGGCCGCCACCGCGCTCACCCACGAGGGCCACGAGGGTCGGTGCTACCCGATCACCGGGCCCGAAGCCCTTATCCCGGCGGAACGCACCCGGATCATCGCCGAGGCCACCGGGCAGGACATCGCCTTCGTGCACCTGAGCGAGGACGCGGAGCGCGCCCGGCTGCGCGGCTACGGATACGACGAGGACTACGTGGAGTTCGGGATCCACCTGGCCACGAACCCGCCCGAGGCCAGCGGTGTGGTCCTGCCCACCGTCGAGGACGTCACCGGCACGCCCGCGCGAACCTTCGCACAGTGGGCGCGGGAACACGCTGAACGGTTCCGCACCGCGCCCTGA
- a CDS encoding winged helix DNA-binding domain-containing protein, producing the protein MRLVTDEERRARLGVRHALASTAKAVSAEEAARAVVCLHATDPPSVHLSCWARVDALDVDDVERALYDTRSLIRQQSMRETLFVFPRDLVPAVWGSASARVAAAHRKRLVRDLQRWGPAAEGQGAAWLATAEEAVLARLADGVPRSSKRVREEVPEAAGFIEQAPDKSWGGRIAIAPRVLTQLSLDGAVARAANAGAWYTSRPTWTTTQAWWGDEVPEALAARQGYAELVSRWLWSYGPSTVDDLAWWLGATKSAVRTALDDIGAQRVSLDDGSVGWLRADDLAPVVAAEPWVALLPLLDPTVMGWKTRAFYLGAHAPQLFDSAGNAGTTAWVDGRVVGAWVQDPGGVVELRLLDDDVSSQAREALAAEARRLSAWLDGQRVFTVYPSPAMQPGAGR; encoded by the coding sequence ATGCGCTTGGTAACCGATGAGGAGCGCCGTGCCCGGTTGGGCGTGCGGCACGCTCTCGCATCCACGGCCAAGGCGGTCTCCGCCGAGGAGGCCGCGCGTGCGGTGGTGTGTCTACACGCCACCGACCCGCCGAGCGTGCACCTGTCCTGCTGGGCACGGGTCGACGCGCTCGACGTCGACGACGTCGAACGGGCGCTCTACGACACACGCTCCCTCATTCGACAACAGTCGATGCGCGAGACCCTGTTCGTGTTCCCCCGCGATCTTGTGCCGGCGGTGTGGGGAAGTGCCTCGGCCCGGGTGGCCGCGGCCCATCGCAAACGACTGGTCAGGGACCTCCAACGCTGGGGGCCGGCCGCTGAGGGGCAGGGAGCCGCATGGCTCGCGACTGCGGAAGAGGCGGTGCTGGCACGCCTGGCCGACGGCGTGCCGCGGTCGTCGAAGCGGGTACGCGAGGAAGTGCCCGAGGCCGCCGGTTTCATCGAGCAGGCTCCGGACAAGTCCTGGGGAGGACGGATCGCGATCGCTCCGCGAGTGCTCACCCAGCTGAGCCTGGACGGCGCGGTGGCGCGCGCGGCCAACGCTGGAGCCTGGTACACGAGCCGCCCGACATGGACGACGACACAGGCGTGGTGGGGGGACGAGGTGCCCGAGGCGCTTGCGGCGCGGCAGGGCTATGCCGAGTTGGTGTCCCGGTGGCTGTGGTCCTACGGCCCCAGCACCGTCGACGACCTCGCTTGGTGGCTCGGCGCCACCAAGTCCGCAGTCCGCACCGCGTTGGACGACATCGGCGCGCAGCGGGTGTCCCTGGACGACGGCTCGGTCGGGTGGCTGCGCGCGGACGATCTCGCCCCCGTCGTCGCCGCCGAGCCGTGGGTCGCGCTCCTGCCGTTGCTCGATCCGACCGTGATGGGCTGGAAGACACGCGCCTTCTACCTCGGTGCGCACGCACCTCAGTTGTTCGACAGTGCGGGCAACGCCGGGACCACCGCCTGGGTCGACGGACGCGTCGTCGGCGCATGGGTGCAGGATCCCGGCGGTGTGGTCGAGCTGCGCCTGCTTGATGACGATGTCTCCTCGCAGGCCCGCGAGGCGTTGGCGGCCGAAGCGCGGCGGCTCAGCGCGTGGCTCGACGGCCAGCGGGTGTTCACCGTCTACCCCTCACCGGCTATGCAGCCCGGCGCCGGGCGTTGA
- a CDS encoding ABC transporter permease produces the protein MPGLFAMVTFSAWLGVMTRVAANASRGVMDRFRSMPMARLAVPVGQTGADLLTGLLMIVLRYALSWVGGYVGLAVKNDQVADAMVPLGLPFTMLSNAFVPTGGMPGWLRFLADWNPVSALTAAARQLFGNPGAPSGNVAWPLAHPVTAVLLWSAALLVIFIPLSLRAYMRRGR, from the coding sequence ATGCCCGGCCTGTTCGCGATGGTGACCTTCTCCGCGTGGTTGGGGGTCATGACGCGGGTGGCCGCCAACGCCTCCCGCGGTGTGATGGACCGGTTCCGCTCCATGCCGATGGCGCGGTTGGCGGTGCCGGTCGGGCAGACCGGCGCCGATCTGCTGACCGGCCTGCTGATGATCGTGCTGCGGTACGCGCTGAGTTGGGTGGGCGGCTATGTGGGCCTGGCGGTGAAGAACGACCAGGTCGCCGACGCGATGGTGCCGCTGGGCCTGCCGTTCACGATGCTGTCGAACGCGTTCGTCCCGACCGGCGGCATGCCGGGCTGGCTGCGCTTCCTGGCCGACTGGAACCCGGTGAGCGCGCTCACCGCCGCCGCACGGCAGCTGTTCGGCAACCCGGGCGCCCCGTCCGGAAACGTGGCCTGGCCACTCGCGCATCCGGTGACAGCCGTCCTGCTCTGGTCGGCCGCGCTGCTGGTGATCTTCATCCCGTTGTCGCTCCGCGCGTACATGCGCAGAGGACGCTGA
- a CDS encoding helix-turn-helix transcriptional regulator yields MSTGTRVLELLGLLQNRRHWPSHELARRLGVSQRTLRRDIDSLQELGYPITATRGTGGGYQLSPGASLPPLVLSEDEAAAIVMGLQEITSGPFPTSADAALSAMAKIVQVLPVRIRRRIDSLRAVAVPARNPEARVDITDVASLTTLALACRDTETVEFAYRTRTGHTAARTVHPHHIVRVENRLYLIAWDLDRADWRTFRVDRIGDASGTGTTFAPRPLPADDPVEYVRARIRAMPARYPVRATVGAPAERVREEIAHYGTVEPIDDTSCRVVIATDSLDWATFCIGALEAPVVVHGPPEAIAYMRAWGRRLTAGTQEPP; encoded by the coding sequence ATGTCGACCGGCACCCGCGTCCTCGAACTCCTCGGACTGCTGCAGAACCGGCGTCATTGGCCCAGCCACGAGCTCGCGCGCCGCCTCGGCGTCAGCCAGCGCACGCTCCGCCGCGACATCGACAGCCTCCAGGAGCTCGGGTATCCGATTACCGCCACACGGGGCACCGGCGGCGGCTACCAACTCAGCCCCGGCGCCTCGCTCCCGCCCCTGGTACTCAGCGAGGACGAGGCCGCCGCCATCGTCATGGGGCTCCAAGAGATCACCTCCGGCCCTTTCCCGACGTCAGCCGACGCCGCCCTGAGCGCCATGGCCAAGATCGTCCAGGTGCTTCCCGTACGGATCCGACGCCGCATCGACAGCCTCCGCGCCGTCGCCGTCCCGGCGCGAAACCCCGAGGCACGCGTGGACATCACCGATGTCGCCTCGTTGACGACCCTCGCCCTGGCCTGCCGCGACACCGAGACGGTGGAGTTCGCTTACCGCACCCGCACCGGTCATACCGCGGCCAGGACAGTCCACCCGCACCACATCGTCCGCGTCGAGAACCGCCTGTACCTCATCGCCTGGGACCTCGACCGGGCCGACTGGCGCACCTTCCGCGTCGACCGCATCGGTGATGCGAGCGGCACCGGCACGACGTTCGCTCCCCGCCCCCTGCCCGCCGATGATCCCGTCGAGTACGTGCGCGCCCGGATCAGGGCGATGCCCGCCAGGTATCCCGTCCGCGCCACGGTCGGGGCCCCCGCCGAAAGGGTGCGGGAGGAGATCGCGCACTACGGGACGGTGGAACCCATCGACGACACCTCATGCCGGGTGGTGATCGCCACCGACTCCCTGGACTGGGCCACCTTCTGTATTGGAGCGCTCGAGGCCCCCGTTGTGGTCCACGGCCCACCGGAAGCCATCGCCTACATGCGCGCCTGGGGACGACGCCTCACCGCCGGTACCCAAGAGCCCCCGTGA